Part of the Ziziphus jujuba cultivar Dongzao chromosome 8, ASM3175591v1 genome is shown below.
tcccctaggtccaggttggagacattgattgtccggggcgagcccaacgtctcagttctttgccgaaggttcaagaagtatttcttccctttttcctctctatcctgtattgcttcttacctgtcattgtataaattccacatttgttgcataatgctctgtatactgtattggacgtgtagttattatttatgcactgggttgctactGTTgttatttggagtgctgtaaatttgtgaaatcaatttgtaatattgtgggaggaataaggggatgtttatagaagtgtgttttcagtgcaggtaatttttggttagtcatacccttaggggaggtgctgctggattttccgttggaaggttcggtggtattttcctgggatcaggacttgtctaggattccaggGAGGcgttctggacgggtcctgacatagcTGGCTAGTgagtttaaatataaaaatgcatGCAGCAAACAAAAACTGAATGACAACATGCAGCAAACAAAAACTGAATGACAAgtccttttaaaattattaaaacctaATACTATATGGTCTGAGCCTGTGATCTTAATTAATttggagtgtttttttttttttttttttttttttttggaatacaTGCATTGATAATTCATGTAGACCAAGACCAAGACTTTGGCAACAAACAATGAGATGCTACCTCAAGCTCTTTAGCCGGATTTACCTCATGGGTCCCATAGAGGACGTCCTATCCTTTGATAATCCATTGTCTTTCCACCAGTTACTTTTTTGGGTACTTTCGGTGAGATATTCTTGGCTCCATGCGTTCAATCATGCTTTAaaacattcaaaattttttaaaattttttatttttgaaaattttcaaataagatTTAGATTTCAAACGAAAacgaataaaatttttataaatataaaaattttcatcaaaatatccTATATTAAATCTGTAaagatttggttaaaaaatctataatatccattgaaattttagaaattttcatgtaaatttttaacaattttcataaaaaaattgaaaatatttatgaaaattttttaaatttttttaataaaaaatttaaaaatattattgatgtttagtaaaattattttgacaaattaattttagtgatagcttttttaatattttaattgtttttttaaatatttaatgatataactAAATGAAGagatttgaatttaataaccttaataaattctattcattgataatatatatatatacttgctatacattttttataagatggattcattagaattccataattataaattaataattgattacataaaataatatgaaaatataatattatgtagaattgatattgatagtatttaaattaataacattaagtaaataaaaataaaaagatgataaactaaattatactaaatatcaacaacaactatatttaatacaaaatctttatggttgatatattaataattatatgaaaattagtaaggaaatatattttttaataattactttttacatttcacatctcaaatgAGAATAAGAAATATACTAATACTTTTTAATTATCTAAGAATTTTATGAGTATTGAGATAATATTtgtgaaatataatgtaattataatgattattttatcttaattaataaactatttatcaaatatatactttttttttgcatcattttatcaataatagtttatttatgatcgttaccacttattataaattaaattgattaagagaaatataatatctattcaatatttttataatttttataatcaatttgataattgattgtttaaataagctaatgctaaagttttaacaaaatattttattttttaaaataatttttcatcatattttgtgaatttttataaacattcgatattttaaaatattttcatgaaaatttttatattttaaatttttgatatttccaccgatatagaaattttaaaccttGGATGTAATACATTCTCTTTTCACGTTGAGCCTTGTTGTActtgcgtgtatatatatatatatatatatatgtacatatattataaatatttgcaaaaaataacttggtttataatgaaattattttctaataataaatatttgataaatagtttcaaaaatcattttgatttttaactGAAACTATAAATTTCTTTCATATGCAATATACCTGGCTATAGAATCTCCTGTAATTAAAATAACTTAATTATAGAGAATCAAATGAACATAAATTTTGTAATGATAAGATTAAATCATTTCGATTTTACAAcgaaaaacatataaatttaaatccattttgattttataaagaaaaacacATATGTTACATTATTATGTATTCAATGTTCCAAATTAACAAGTTGATTGTGtcaattaataattgttatataagtaacatttttttgacagtattccatttttttaatttttccaacatCTATTTTGACAGGGAATGTGGAGTAGTTAAGAATATGAATGCATGAAAAGGCGCAACGAGAGGGACATTTTCTATGAAGGAAAATGGGGACTAGTCAATTGTCAATATTGAGTTATATGGGCTTAATTTGTGAAAGGAGAGAAGAAAGAGGTGAAGTATGAATAAATCTTTTCTACAGAAGTCAGAAGCGGTTGGCAAATTGTTTACGCCACAAATACATAGAAActtctaatttttaatattccatGGTTCTGTGGACTACACAGCTGTGTTGAAGGGTTTTTATCCTTTCTAATTGTTCATATATGAAGTAGTTTACatgttttaataatataaaaataataatatttataataatcttAATATGTATGTTACTTATCTGGacgaaataaaaatgaaataaaattaattaatgacgtGAAATATAGTTTAcaaggtaattaattaatcccaGATTGCATAAATAATCATCTGCAATCTTTTGTATATATCttcatttctcttttctttttttttctttttttccttatatatatatattaagaaaattaagTCTGATCTAAGCCATTTCCGCATTCCAAACAATATCCCCAAGTGTTTATCGGATGTGTGGATACGTGATTACTTCAATTTTACTCAATTTTCATATGACATAGTAATAGACAGTCATATCGGGTTTTAAATTTCCCTtatcaaaaaaaggaaaaaaaaaaaaaaactcttaatttcttttcttgcttaTCCTATCCTATATATAATGTTGTTTTCCCGCGTAGTTTGCACGTCAACTAATTTTattcatccaaaaataataataatcatttataataatttttttcataattcaaTGTGGGTCAATAGCTTATTAATTGAgtatttaatgataataattaattaattttaataaactaattttatttgcaaaaagggcttaaaaaaaaaaaacttgtagtattataattttagtaattaattGCAATTCTCCGTAAAGCTTCCTCGATCGAGCCACTTGGAATGGGACAGCCAGAAAAGCACAGCTTAGTTAGGTCCATTGCTTCCATGGATTCAAGTTACCCTActagcataaataaataaataaataaggctaGTTTCTGTTGTATCGAGTGGGAGAAAATCTTTCATCAatgattttgtttaaattttatctaaaattgatcttcaaCGAGAAAAGACAGATGCGGATCCTCTGTCCTCCCAATGAAGATTATTGAGATATTGCCTGTTCACCTTATCTTTTTACTATTATTCTTcattgttctttcttttttatgcttttttttaaaaaaaaaaaaagaaaaaaaaaaaggagaaatttaattttctttgttttaaaaagtatgccaaaaatacttttttttttttttaatcgattCAAGTAAGATGATTGATTGAGATTTGAGAGTGTATATGCGGTTTTGGGTAGTCTAATAAGAGCAACAACGTGCGTcttgatcaaaaaattaagtaacTGAGACGGGAcgtatgcatatataattgaGACAGGCAAGATATAAGATGACTAATTTAATGGGAAAAGtaaatttttgttgattttttttttttttgggtgaataatggGAAAAGCAATTTATATCATAACAATAAAGTTTTACATGATCTGATTGATTTCTTAATGGAAGGTTCCAACACGAACAGGCGCACAAATAAAAACACAGTGTCTTAAGCCAAAACAGCAAAGACAGACATGATCATTTATTTAACGATTAATTTAAGCACACATATTCTTCCTGTGTGGTATAGCTATAGCTTGCTAGGTCCATCCATGTTATTCCGGGAAATGTTTTGGTCAAGGAGTAGTCACACCTGCGAAGATAAAGAAACTTGTCCAgtcaaaatatacatatatatatatatatatatatatattatagaggTGGCAACAAAGAATAGAAGAATTAATCATGGCCGCTCATGGTATCTAAAGTCGTACGTCCTCGTACAAGTCAAATATGAAGTCAATTTGGTGTATTTGtgtgtctctgtgtgtgtgtgtgtgtgtgtgtgtgtgtgtgtatgtgtgaaTTACATCAAAGTACAACAGGAATGGGAAATATGCTTAAATATTCGTTTTGAACGGACATAAAATGTAATAGTACTTCTGCTATTCAATAGACGTAACAAGtccaaaaaatcattaaaaactaTTACGACAAGttggaaaaacaaaactaaataaataaataaataagtgctAAAAATTATGATCTAAACCAGAGctcaaaatcaaacaaattttggataaaaagaaaaaaatactcaCTGCCGCATTTGAAGTGGTGAGGAACAGTACGTCCACATCCTTCAATCTGCGCAATGGTTCTTTGGACATTGATAAGATTAGCAAGCTTTGGGGTTACCAGAGGGCAAACACACTCCACATGAGTAACCCTAACTCGCTGACAACAGCTTGGAGATGGATTACTACCAAATATCACAGCTTTGCATTCTTTCACCAGAAGATCTTTCTCTTGCTTACACTGGCTTGGACTAACATCCCCATTTGCCATTGGAATTCTCATCTCCAAAACACCTACAAACACCACCAATACCACAATCACCTCCATCATCAATTTCAAACCAAATGATCCACCTGCCCTCTTCATTTTTCACCAAGACTTTacttttatcttattttcttacctttctccttttttttttttttttttccctcctccttctttcttcttttgctaTCTTAAACTTTAGGCTCTGGCTATACCACTTTATATAGACGGATCGATATCTATGGATAAATGGCAAATAAATGGCGTAATTcatgcttgatttatttatttatttactttttcaaaaaaataaacaaatatagttAATAAGTCTTTTAGAATTTAAATAGTCTTGTTTTCCTGAAATTAAAGTTCTATTATATATTCTATCGCCCCAAAAGTCAAGGGGAAGACAAATGCGTATGCAAACGGCTAGCGTTCAGACTTGACTTATATGATGGTTTAACTAGCTATCGAAGTTTCTTTTAAGGGTTCGTTTGGTATAGCTAATAAAAATAGATCTTTAGTTTGTAGAGTTTTGTATAATagaactttttaaaaaagagctattattaaaaaagttaataagtgtTTGGTTGTAAGTAAAAAAGTCGCATTAAATGTTCAATGAGTTTCCATATAAGCTAAAATAGctatattaaatacttattaagtttctatataagttaaaaaaaaaagtttttctaaaaaagtataaaatttggACTTCTCTAAAACAGCTTtcaaaatgttgtttttttgtCAATAAGTGTTTGCTGACTTTTATCAAACactcttattttttaacaaaaaaaaattttgattttcaaatagaGCTTTTGACTCAAAAAAAAGTTCTGCCAAACAGACACTAAATAAAGTtagttggattttaatatttttaatttttaagattttgtaatataaacttttaatttttttaattaaaaaattttagatttttaatttttttaatttgttataagtTGCTTCCATTTAACTAAGAGGGTTGATATTAaaatgcatcaaaatttcaaatcaaaacatattaaaatgtaaaatttgaaaattaattttaaaaatctatattttagtaattttttaatttgaatttaatatagtttattattaattacataatttgcaccaacttaaaaaaagaaaaaagaaatctaagtgcaaatattaaaaataatattaatattttgtattttaattttttttagtttgaaagttaatacaatttaatatcaGTTATATAAGACAACTGTTAAATATCAtagtcaaaaatcaaataaggttcaaattataacaaattaaaacatgAAACCTTAATTGTTGAGTTCAAAATTAGagtgttaaaattataaaactttaaaaattaagagtATCAAAATGTAATTATCCTATTAAATTTATAGATTACCCATCAAGTTACCCACAATTTCCTTAGCACCATAGCCTACCTTAAGGAGCAAATTAtggatgataattttaatttatgacatttagttttattttcatttttcaatactaaaaatccaatatagaaaaaataaatccttTAATTATAGCCAATTAAATTGGtacaatatgtatatatcttgtggaattttcttttaaaaaataaaatttttatgattttctttttttgccccCACTATTATGCCACATCAAAGTAAGCTACATGTAGGAAAACCAATGtacaacataaacaaaaataactttatatgCCTGGCTACAGAGTCTCCTGTAATTAAAATAACTTAATTAGGGGGTATCAAATGAACAtacatttataattataagattACATCATTTCGATTTTACaacaaaaaacatataaatttacATCATGTCCATTTTACAACCAAAAACATATATgttacattattatatattcaaTGCTCCAAATTAACAGGACGATTATGtcaattaataattgttatataaGTAACATTTTTTGAcagttttgcattttttaagttttccaaCTCCTAGGTTTGACAGGGAATGTGGAATAGTTTAGCATATGAATGCATGAAAAGGCGCAGCTGGAGGGACATTTTCTATGAAGGGAAATGGGGACTAGTCAATTGTcaatattgattatatatatatatatatataggtttgtGAAAGGAgagaagaaaatgaataaatctTTTCTACAGAAGTCAGAAGCGGTTGGCAAATTATTTACGCCACAAATACATAGAATcttctaatttttaatattccatTGTTCTGTGGACTACACAGCCGTGTTGAAGGGTTTTGTCATTTCTAACTGTTCATCTTATATAAagtagtttacttgtttttacaGCACATGGCAGatgaatgatataaaaataataatatttataataatctgAATATGTATGTTACTTgtctggaaaaaataaaaatgaaataaaattaattaatgaagtgAAATAGAGTTTAcaaggtaattaattaatcccaGACTGCATAAATAATCATCTGCAATCTTTTGTATATATCTACATTTCTcttttacatataaattaacCAAACTAAAATGAGAGATAAAATTTCTTAAACTGGCCCACAATGGGCTATAGGAAATCTAGATATATACTTTCCACATGGTGAGTGTATTTAGCAATTTCAGACCTTTGGTGGAGGAAGCAGCCATTTAGAACCCTGAATAAAGCCAAGGGTGATGAATGGGCGAACTTGTGCTTCGGTGAGCTGTTTGGTAAATTTTGCTCTTCCACTTGGATTTGCACCTGGTCCAGAAGACTTGTATTCTCCATAGAAAACAGTCCTgcataaaattacaatttagtCCCCAAAAATTGAGCAAACaaaaccaaataatatatatattttttataataatttttgttagtttaataaagaaatgatttaattaataacatATAACATACTGGGCTCGTTCAGGATGGAAGTTATGGCTCCAACCAGCAGGGTTAATAATATTGGCCATGGTGGTATAGGCATAAACAACTCGAGGTCTGGTTTTCCAAGCCCTGCCCAAAAATGTTCCAGTTCCTGTTCCAGTTATTTGGCAATGCACGAATGAATATCCCGTTGGCTCTGATTCTGATTCCCTTGCTTGAGCCGTGATCACCGTCAATCCCGCATCTCCAAGAACATTCAGCTGTGTGTTCTGCATGCAtgcaaattaccaaaaaataaaaaaagaatgtttaaaagaatttattgttattatcattattattttttatcaggattatttaatttaaaagggAAAGGGAAGGGTGACTCAACCTATACAACCAGGTGCTGAGCCAGGATTTTAAAAACTAGATATACTATCATAATTGATTTAGATCAtccatcaacaataataatataataacttaaaacttttactttttttaagaaaaaaaattatataatacttAAATAACTtagtttatgaaaaaaatatatactatatatatatatatatatataagcttaaaTTGTATAAACAAAAGCTTAATAGTATGCAGTCTGAAAAAccaaattttaattagataaataatatgataCAATAAAACgaacaaaaaaattatgaatttttttttttaaagacttaggcatataataataaaaatatgatttaatttgaaaacaatcgtaaataatttaataaaatactttcaaaaaaatattatggattttatttttcataggcatataataatataataataaaaacatggttttcaaaataaacataataacacgtgagatttttctttaacattaattactttttagcattaattatgtattatatTTACCTAAAAAGGGAAATCACTCATAAATAGAGCAATTCAAGGATTTAGAACATATTTGGCACTTTTGACCTTGATTATATAGAATGTAAACATTCAAAATGTCGaggcaaaacaaataaaagttagaaaaatgttcaaattaaatgCTAACTATACATGTGAGAACTCAAAATTACCAAATAGAGAGATGTTCCACTTCCAAAAATGAAATCAACAGTGCCTTCAATATAGCAATCTTTGAAGAAATGGTAGCCTCTGTCATCACAGAGTGTATCCTGAAATCCAATCAGTCTGCAATTGTAGAATGCCGCTTTGGTCCCGGAAATTCTCAACGCAACCGCTTGCTCTCCCGGATTCTTTCCATTTGGTCTGGGTGAAGAATTCTGCAaaaataaccccaaaaaaagaaaaagaaaaaaaataccattagaaaaagaaaaaaaaatacaaaaaatatatagaaatattttatatataattttgcacgCTTCATCATATATTATTACTTTGACAATAATATTAGCGGCGGTGAAATAGTCGGACTCGACGATTAAACTAGCACTGTCGACGGTTCCGTACTTAGCCGCCGTGCCGGAAAAGGTTAGAGTGGGCATGTTGTTGGGTTGTCCATAGAAAGTAATGAAAGCTTTGGTCCTTTCGATCCTGATTTTCTCCTCGTAAACTCCCGGTCCGATGAAGACGATGATCCGCTTGTCATTGCCGGAGGGAATGCTGCTAACGGCGTCCATTACAGTCTTGAAATCTCCGCTGCCGTCTTTCCTAACCTTGATAATCCTCGGGGTTTTCTCGGCGGCAACAAGTGCAGGGTCGAGGGTGGATGCACGCTCTGCAGCACTTTTAACATTGCTGCTGAACCAGTTTGACAATGCAGCTTTCGATTCCGGTATTGGAGTAGTATCATCTGCATTGATCACTAACGCGGAAAAGCCAAGGATAAGAATAGTAGCATAGAGAAGAAGAGATTGAAAGGCCATGAACGTTGTTGTTTTTTCAACCatatttttgttggtttttgggtgctatttttttggttttgtgttTGATGGTTTACGTATTGTAAAAGGAGAATGCATTTATAAGGAGTTTGGAGAAGAGAAGGAaacacagaaaaagaaaaataagagatTTAGAGAAGAACTCGCAAGGTGTAGTTTCTGATTTGAGGTTTGTGTTGCATGGGTGTTCAAAACCATCCTTTTCAAGAAATCTATTGCTTTCTTTTCGTTACTTTCTATccgcatgttttttttttttttttttttggtggaaaaaaaaattatttttagagaaaagaaaaacaataatctAGAATCTAGGAGTTTAGTAATAAGTAATGACCTAGTTCTTTATTTCTCAGATGGGTTCGAAGATAAATAGATaagatggaaaataataaaagatatgtAAGTCATTAATGTATAGCTCATTTctaatatatatcaatatttgtACAATTAATTTTgtctaacaatttatttatttatttattttttggcttttgatATCAGTCTAAcacaattttgatatataaggAATATAGAAATCAAAagattcaataataatatatatcacaattctaatatatatcaatagaagaaatagaactaCAATTATAGAAGAATTCTAATACtttattaatcttattttttcatattgttttatttacttattttgtaCTTGGTCTATCACGATTAAAACTTATACGcttagtattaaaaaataaccaTCCCAAAGATAATCATcccaataaattataaattataaaatataataacataacaataaataacatataataaaacataaacaaacaCAATCATGTACTAATCAACTTGgaaagcaagaaaaagaaaaagaaaaggaaaaaaaaaaaaaaagaaactagatctagagagaaaagaagagaaaaagagactAATGAAATCTGATCTTTTATTGATTCCGTATCCCAGGAATACAGAGACAaagcttttataaaaaaaaaaaaattaataataataataataataacaaaactggGCACTTCCAACTTCTAACAAAACTGGTTAGAAATAGCTAACTATAAGTGCCACATAAGCACTTAGTTTCGGTTTATCTTTATTCTTTaacagttttattattttaatttttttgtcaaaaggaaaatattaaattacatgCGTCTAGTTTAGTTTTATGATTAAACATTTTTGGTATTTGGTTTAGTTTATAGTTAAACATTTGTGGTAAATAGCTCACTTTCATGAGTTTTTGAAATTTGTAATCTCTTGCTATAAATGTTTCCTTCGGATGAAATGATGAAATGAAGGCCTTGAAGCCCCTGGCTTCGGGTATCTTATACttccaggttttttttttattttttattttttttatttttttattttttaatttgaaagtttttgAAGTAATTTAACTGAAAATATGTTGTTAAAGGAAGCAGGATTACTTAAGTTTATATAGCTTGattaaaactgaaaaaataaCATAGTGACACTGGCATCCAATCCTAATCCAACAACTataattttaatcatttacTAAAATActctgtgtttttgtttttaatatatatatatttttaattagaatGAAGCTCGAAACTATGGACCACGGCTGCTTAATTACTACTGGGTTATATCATGCATCTTCGAAAACAGACAATTTCTGTTTACCAAAATCTCACCAACAAACCACAGTCCACAACAATCAATTGGGAATCTTGAAATCTGTAAAAGAGGCCAAATGAAGCCCACAATCAGGCCCATGATCACAGCAACCAATTATGTCAACCGTATATCCACATATCAAGGCTTATTTTCAGGctttctaatttatatatataatatttttattgcttttgttattttatttaaaagaatcATATGTTCAATGTGTATAATATCAAAGTggaactctctctttttttattttttatttttttgctttaaaaagtggaactctctctttttttattttttatttttttatttttttgctttaaaaagTGGAACTCTCTCAAGAAAAAGACACATCTTTGTTTTACAATTTCTTGTACTTGTGGTACCTTTCATTCTCCAAAATATTCTTACATCTATGGCGTATCACAATGGATCCATATGACAAACCATAGCCTTTTTGGCAAGGATAAAAAGAACCGGAGTtgacaataaaattcaattttcttcaATGTACTAGCCTAATTGTTTCACTCAAAGCGAATATGGGTATGTCCCTTATGTCCTTATTGCACAAGAATTATTTGAGATACAATAATGATACCATTTTACTCATCCAACAATGAATAAGCATgtacaatataaatttttaaatattgaaaaaccaTAAAAGCATGTGTAGCTTTACAAGGATATTTATTAAACTTCTAATTATAAGTAATCTATTACATTATATGGATATGatgttttttttgggacaatttAATAGCAAAACTACTGTATTTACTTTCAAAGTGGCAAAGTTCAAGCCTCAACCTTCAATattcgaaaaagaaaaaaaataaagaaaaagctaactcaatataaacaaaatattaaataattacaatattTATGTATGGGCCAATATTATATGGCTGCTTGTTAAGTACATTATGGCTGTTAGGTTGTTAGGTTATAGGTATATTATGTTcagcaaattaaattatattttataaatataaaattggagttttataaaattttttaaaaaaaagctatACTAATAGAGtagtttaattttgtaattaaaattttaattgacttttttttttttttgaaagaagaaatttaattgaattgcttgatcttttttaaaaaaaaaaatcaaatatcatcccctcaaataaaaataaataatataaaggaCGATATTcatctttctcttttatttaatataatatgctTATgttgataaaagaaataaaaataaacaatatctacAACAGACTGTGAAGATTATCATCAAGTAGGAGATAATTTCAATCCTTTAATTTGTAGTTCtgtatatacacataaaatcaaacctaaattaatttagtttaccttcaagaaaaacatatattaatagactacgataaaaaaaaaaaaaaatgaaaaatgaagtcGCTAAAACTCAAACGTCCAAGCCgatttcctttggctttcaaaaatgaaaaatgaagtcGCTAAAACTCAAACGTCCAAGCCGATTTCCTTTGGCTTTCTAGATTTATCCAATTCATTAAACTAACTATCAGAGAAAAGGAAATATAATGTattccttttaaatttatagtcataaatataatatttttagtttattgaaaaaaatatatatctaacatTTCTGaatataattcctttaaaaaaaaaaaaaaagtgcattaTTTCCTTCATTCTTCGCAGATCCAAAAGTGA
Proteins encoded:
- the LOC107414094 gene encoding uncharacterized protein LOC107414094 isoform X1 — translated: MKRAGGSFGLKLMMEVIVVLVVFVGVLEMRIPMANGDVSPSQCKQEKDLLVKECKAVIFGSNPSPSCCQRVRVTHVECVCPLVTPKLANLINVQRTIAQIEGCGRTVPHHFKCGSVTTP
- the LOC107414094 gene encoding uncharacterized protein LOC107414094 isoform X2 — protein: MKRAGGSFGLKLMMEVIVVLVVFVGVLEMRIPMANGDVSPSQCKQEKDLLVKECKAVIFGSNPSPSCCQRVRVTHVECVCPLV
- the LOC107414090 gene encoding putative pectinesterase 63, which gives rise to MVEKTTTFMAFQSLLLYATILILGFSALVINADDTTPIPESKAALSNWFSSNVKSAAERASTLDPALVAAEKTPRIIKVRKDGSGDFKTVMDAVSSIPSGNDKRIIVFIGPGVYEEKIRIERTKAFITFYGQPNNMPTLTFSGTAAKYGTVDSASLIVESDYFTAANIIVKNSSPRPNGKNPGEQAVALRISGTKAAFYNCRLIGFQDTLCDDRGYHFFKDCYIEGTVDFIFGSGTSLYLNTQLNVLGDAGLTVITAQARESESEPTGYSFVHCQITGTGTGTFLGRAWKTRPRVVYAYTTMANIINPAGWSHNFHPERAQTVFYGEYKSSGPGANPSGRAKFTKQLTEAQVRPFITLGFIQGSKWLLPPPKV